Proteins encoded by one window of Candidatus Obscuribacter sp.:
- a CDS encoding CocE/NonD family hydrolase, protein MNRVSHSLKHTPAPKRRKFRVEKRWFVMPDGVRLAATLFVPRPRSKGETFPVLLEYLPYRKDDTFYIVDYPCFSYIAQLGFIGVKVDIRGTGASDGEIPEREYSDQEMQDGEEVIRQLSAMPNSNGNVGMFGVSWSGFNSLQMAMRRPPALKAIHAVHASDDLFNDDVHYIDGNLHLDPYHLFINHELGLPRTPDYELSDEYFASRFDRRPWTFTYLGKQLDGEFWRSKSLREDYSRIDIPVYLLGGLLDGYRSATVRMFKNLKVPVRCDIGPWNHSCPDDGTPGPNYEWVERMTQWFGQYLNVPAGEDAAETSAKGAGKARAASAKKQHKPTRESLVYVRHGHEPDSKIETVPGYWRKDALPARGTVIETVALAPASCPRSLASRRLWRHGGRHMVG, encoded by the coding sequence ATGAACCGTGTATCACACTCCCTCAAGCACACTCCCGCACCCAAGCGGCGGAAGTTCCGTGTCGAGAAGCGCTGGTTTGTCATGCCCGATGGCGTGCGACTGGCGGCAACCCTCTTTGTCCCTCGTCCTCGCAGTAAGGGTGAGACCTTCCCGGTCCTGCTCGAATATCTCCCTTATCGCAAGGACGACACTTTTTACATCGTCGACTACCCCTGTTTTAGCTACATCGCCCAGCTCGGTTTTATCGGCGTCAAGGTCGATATCCGCGGCACTGGTGCATCTGACGGCGAGATCCCGGAGCGGGAATACTCCGATCAGGAAATGCAGGACGGGGAAGAAGTAATCCGGCAGCTCAGCGCCATGCCCAACTCCAATGGCAATGTGGGGATGTTTGGCGTCTCCTGGAGCGGCTTTAACTCACTGCAGATGGCGATGCGCAGGCCGCCTGCTCTCAAGGCTATCCACGCCGTCCATGCCTCCGATGATTTGTTTAACGACGATGTGCACTACATCGACGGCAACCTGCATCTGGACCCCTACCACCTGTTTATCAACCACGAGCTTGGGCTGCCGCGCACGCCTGACTACGAGTTGAGCGATGAGTATTTTGCCTCGCGCTTTGACCGCCGTCCCTGGACTTTTACCTATCTGGGCAAGCAGCTCGATGGTGAGTTTTGGCGGTCCAAATCTTTGCGCGAGGACTACAGTCGCATCGACATCCCGGTCTACCTGCTTGGTGGGCTGCTCGATGGCTACCGTTCCGCGACTGTGCGCATGTTCAAAAACCTCAAGGTGCCAGTGCGTTGCGACATCGGTCCCTGGAATCACAGCTGTCCTGATGACGGCACTCCCGGTCCCAACTACGAGTGGGTGGAGCGCATGACTCAGTGGTTTGGACAGTACCTCAATGTGCCTGCCGGTGAAGATGCTGCTGAGACGTCAGCTAAGGGCGCTGGTAAGGCACGTGCCGCATCTGCCAAGAAGCAGCACAAGCCGACTCGTGAGTCGCTGGTCTATGTCCGTCATGGTCATGAGCCTGACAGCAAGATCGAGACTGTACCTGGCTACTGGCGCAAGGATGCGCTCCCCGCCCGCGGCACTGTCATCGAGACTGTTGCTCTGGCGCCTGCCTCTTGCCCGCGCAGTCTGGCTTCAAGGCGCCTTTGGCGGCACGGCGGCAGGCACATGGTGGGGTGA
- a CDS encoding helix-turn-helix transcriptional regulator, translated as MQNLTTDTDQSCPIVPLLDLMSAKWTVQILRELALGPVRTRRFLRVIPGLSMKTLQERIKALQSAGMISRKVYDEKLPHVEHTITERGRRLFVIMSEIKEMAAEMSTVSCKCPLQGCSEADTDCPERRVPPPLRTRLDRSSEAATNHP; from the coding sequence ATGCAAAACCTAACTACCGATACCGACCAATCCTGCCCAATTGTGCCTCTTTTAGACCTTATGAGCGCCAAGTGGACAGTGCAGATTTTGCGGGAGCTAGCGCTAGGTCCAGTGCGTACTAGACGCTTCTTGCGCGTCATACCGGGTCTGAGCATGAAGACCCTGCAAGAGCGCATCAAAGCCTTGCAAAGCGCCGGCATGATTTCGCGCAAAGTCTATGACGAAAAGCTGCCCCATGTGGAGCATACAATCACAGAGCGCGGGCGCAGACTCTTTGTCATCATGAGTGAAATCAAAGAGATGGCAGCGGAGATGTCCACAGTGAGCTGCAAATGCCCCTTACAAGGATGTAGCGAAGCTGACACGGACTGTCCGGAGAGGCGTGTGCCTCCACCCCTCCGAACCCGCCTCGACAGATCAAGTGAAGCGGCGACCAATCATCCCTAG
- a CDS encoding sugar porter family MFS transporter, whose product MTAGKFNGYLLRCSLVGALGGLLFGFDTAVISGATHSLTQTFTLTPFWLGMTVASALWGTVISALTAGVIGERLGARETLRITALAYVLSAIGCAFAWDLPSLIFFRFLGGLGIGGSSVLGPLYIAELAPAKWRGRLVGLFQINIVVGILLAYFSNYLIGLAIQGSSEWRWQLGVSGIPALLFLLMLFGIPRSPRWLVAKGLEQEAREVLNKTSIGDAEAELQEIIVSIDEAKAAQAAKLFTPRYKFPIFLAIATGAFNQLTGINAILYYLNDIFALAGYSKVSSGFQAVIIGATNLLFTLIAMAVIDKLGRKQLLLIGSVGMSICLAGVAVIMQMHKNMESLVWFLVAYIGFFAFSQGAVIWVYISEIFPTQVRAKGQSLGCSTHWIMNALISGTFPMLAAQSGSMPFYFFALMMVAQFLVVLFIFPETKGITLEQMEKRLGMAQNEHAHTPST is encoded by the coding sequence ATGACAGCAGGCAAGTTTAATGGCTATTTGCTCCGGTGCTCACTGGTCGGCGCGCTCGGCGGCTTGCTGTTTGGCTTTGATACCGCAGTCATCTCTGGCGCCACTCACTCTCTTACACAGACATTTACACTGACACCATTTTGGCTCGGTATGACTGTAGCAAGCGCGCTCTGGGGCACAGTCATCAGCGCTCTGACAGCCGGAGTCATAGGTGAGCGCCTGGGAGCGCGCGAGACATTGCGCATCACCGCTCTAGCATATGTGCTATCAGCAATTGGCTGCGCCTTTGCCTGGGATTTGCCATCGCTTATATTTTTTAGATTTCTCGGAGGTCTCGGTATAGGCGGCTCATCCGTGCTAGGTCCGCTCTACATTGCCGAGCTAGCTCCCGCCAAATGGCGCGGACGGCTGGTCGGGCTGTTTCAAATCAATATCGTAGTCGGTATTTTGCTGGCGTACTTTAGCAACTACCTAATAGGACTCGCTATCCAGGGCTCGTCAGAGTGGCGCTGGCAGCTGGGTGTATCGGGTATACCAGCTCTTTTGTTTTTGCTCATGCTCTTTGGTATACCACGCAGTCCTCGCTGGTTGGTGGCAAAGGGACTGGAGCAAGAGGCTCGCGAGGTCCTCAACAAGACATCAATCGGAGACGCCGAGGCAGAGCTGCAAGAAATTATCGTATCAATCGACGAAGCAAAAGCAGCTCAAGCAGCCAAACTCTTTACTCCAAGATATAAGTTCCCGATTTTTCTCGCCATCGCCACTGGTGCCTTCAACCAGCTTACCGGCATCAACGCCATCCTTTACTATCTCAATGATATTTTTGCACTGGCTGGTTATAGCAAGGTCAGTAGCGGCTTTCAGGCGGTAATTATCGGCGCCACCAACTTGCTCTTTACTCTCATTGCCATGGCAGTGATTGACAAACTAGGGCGCAAACAGTTGCTGCTAATAGGCTCTGTCGGCATGAGTATCTGCCTGGCTGGTGTGGCTGTGATCATGCAAATGCACAAAAACATGGAGTCACTTGTCTGGTTTCTCGTAGCGTATATTGGCTTCTTTGCTTTTTCGCAGGGGGCTGTAATCTGGGTCTATATCAGCGAGATTTTCCCCACCCAGGTACGCGCCAAAGGTCAAAGTCTGGGCTGCTCCACCCACTGGATCATGAATGCCCTCATCTCAGGCACGTTTCCCATGCTGGCGGCTCAATCAGGCTCGATGCCGTTTTACTTTTTTGCACTGATGATGGTGGCACAGTTTCTCGTTGTGCTGTTTATTTTTCCAGAGACCAAAGGCATTACTCTGGAACAAATGGAAAAACGTCTTGGTATGGCACAAAACGAGCACGCTCATACACCGAGCACTTGA
- a CDS encoding slipin family protein encodes MNLGLFFTFSFMAIVGLAVLCYFCLRICNEWERKVVLLLGRFNGVRGPGLFFLIPVLETTPFTIDLRTITSAVSAEETLTKDNVPVNVDTVVYWRVVDPKLATLQVANFGEAVIGAAQTALRDIIGRSDLSQVLSDRAGLDLSMTTTLDAQTEPWGVKVESVQMRDIKIPDGLQDAMSRVAQAERESQARILLGDSELNIARRFANAGMVYEEHPIALHLRGMNMLYEVMKGGNAATVIVPSGAVDSMSFGGYAGLTALSQEMKLAQTKIEGTEP; translated from the coding sequence ATGAATTTAGGGCTGTTTTTCACTTTTTCATTCATGGCTATAGTCGGCTTAGCCGTGCTTTGCTATTTTTGCCTGCGTATCTGCAATGAGTGGGAGCGCAAAGTCGTACTCTTACTCGGTAGATTTAACGGTGTGCGAGGACCAGGGCTGTTTTTCTTGATCCCTGTTCTTGAGACCACTCCTTTTACGATTGATTTGCGCACCATCACTAGTGCCGTATCAGCCGAAGAAACTTTAACCAAAGACAATGTACCGGTCAACGTAGATACTGTTGTCTACTGGAGAGTAGTCGATCCCAAACTAGCGACTCTGCAAGTTGCTAACTTCGGCGAGGCAGTCATTGGTGCCGCCCAAACAGCTCTGCGCGACATCATTGGACGCTCAGACTTGAGTCAAGTACTCTCTGATAGAGCCGGTCTCGATCTATCCATGACCACCACTCTCGATGCTCAGACAGAGCCATGGGGAGTCAAAGTAGAGTCAGTGCAAATGCGCGACATCAAAATCCCAGACGGATTGCAAGACGCCATGAGTCGAGTAGCACAAGCAGAGCGCGAGAGCCAGGCGCGTATCTTGCTGGGAGACAGTGAGCTAAACATCGCCAGACGCTTTGCCAATGCTGGCATGGTCTACGAAGAGCATCCAATCGCATTGCACCTGCGCGGCATGAACATGCTATACGAGGTCATGAAAGGTGGCAACGCAGCCACAGTCATCGTGCCGTCAGGCGCTGTCGATAGCATGAGCTTTGGTGGCTACGCTGGATTGACAGCTCTGAGCCAAGAGATGAAACTAGCTCAGACAAAAATCGAAGGCACAGAGCCGTAA
- a CDS encoding carbohydrate porin — protein MDIKSLVNPLVLALTLGLTPAQQSLAGNLNQTLSTFKPRVAQVDSLAQALPRTTSGVQTAPGSTNRAQSTPATTAVPQPDPDIPETNSPMNNGNEFAGANDMPSEPGIGQIKLRDINLVRRELAGLATRHNMTPPDPAMTRQQLGKYFFDLISKLSNSQSEQFSEQDYGDIGILTDEFDDVLRRVKGRLALSVLKNELVAPQSASAQKTKELDGRLAILEKTKMSGDFTFAPQSDFGRDVSESMATNFRGRINVLAKVYEAKPDAKVGDATLFMRLTGASGRFFPRDKYLMSPTNDLNDQYANPFNSGVADVQVPNLQINNNNSNSVRPTVSFEQMYYAQDLRPAKNWRAKYQIGLNNLGNMMDSNNYANNETFQFLNTQFVNSVAFKPNFIGPSTIVSAERGILRDRAFLRATSAILSLSDRDYFGGFGTVHELQLGQKFFKKEGNLRAGYWNFNFRGGSTRPLVTPTDITPPGLLSILPGGSGQGSQPTGMYLNFDQKIWKDIGLWGRYALSDKQFGQVFLGGLLTSRQSFSFGTEIPAKIFVKRRPDDVLGIAYGQISSYRRGTITPSTPAFVSLNGVPATTLDEVNANVGLLSPGLRPAQEKCLETYYRFQVNKNVSVSPDFQYIWAPGATAGGNPGICVLGTRLNVVF, from the coding sequence GTGGATATAAAATCTCTTGTAAATCCGCTTGTGCTTGCTTTGACCCTGGGATTAACGCCTGCCCAGCAGTCTTTGGCTGGCAACTTAAATCAAACACTTTCGACTTTTAAACCACGAGTAGCTCAGGTTGATTCTCTGGCTCAAGCTCTCCCGCGCACCACATCGGGGGTGCAGACTGCACCAGGCTCAACAAACAGAGCGCAGTCTACACCTGCTACAACAGCGGTGCCTCAGCCCGATCCTGACATCCCGGAGACCAATTCTCCGATGAATAACGGCAACGAGTTTGCTGGCGCCAACGATATGCCCAGTGAGCCTGGTATCGGACAAATTAAGCTGCGCGATATCAATCTGGTCAGGCGCGAGTTGGCTGGTCTTGCCACGCGTCACAACATGACGCCGCCAGATCCTGCGATGACACGGCAACAGCTCGGTAAGTACTTTTTTGACTTAATTAGCAAGCTTTCAAATTCGCAGTCTGAGCAATTTAGTGAGCAAGACTACGGCGATATCGGCATCCTTACTGATGAGTTTGATGATGTGCTGCGTCGCGTCAAAGGACGACTGGCGCTAAGTGTTTTAAAAAATGAGTTGGTTGCGCCACAGAGCGCTAGTGCCCAAAAGACTAAAGAGTTAGATGGCAGGCTCGCTATACTCGAAAAGACTAAAATGAGTGGTGACTTTACTTTTGCACCACAGAGCGATTTTGGTCGCGATGTCAGCGAGAGTATGGCGACTAATTTCCGCGGGCGCATCAATGTTCTGGCCAAAGTATATGAGGCTAAGCCTGATGCAAAAGTGGGCGATGCCACGCTATTTATGCGACTGACAGGGGCGTCTGGCAGGTTTTTTCCTCGTGATAAATACCTGATGAGCCCTACTAACGATCTCAATGATCAGTACGCTAACCCATTTAACAGTGGTGTTGCTGATGTGCAGGTACCCAATCTGCAAATCAACAATAACAACAGTAACAGTGTCCGCCCGACGGTGTCGTTTGAGCAGATGTACTACGCTCAGGATTTACGTCCAGCCAAAAACTGGCGTGCCAAATATCAAATTGGTCTCAATAACCTGGGCAACATGATGGACTCCAATAACTACGCTAACAATGAGACTTTTCAGTTTTTAAATACTCAATTTGTTAATAGCGTTGCTTTTAAACCCAACTTCATTGGTCCATCTACTATTGTTTCTGCCGAGCGTGGCATCTTGCGTGATCGCGCCTTTTTACGCGCTACAAGCGCCATATTGAGTCTCTCGGATCGCGATTATTTTGGTGGCTTTGGTACAGTGCATGAGCTGCAATTGGGGCAAAAGTTTTTCAAAAAAGAAGGCAACCTGCGCGCTGGCTATTGGAACTTTAACTTCCGTGGCGGTAGCACCCGGCCACTCGTAACCCCCACTGATATTACTCCTCCAGGTCTGTTATCAATCTTGCCTGGTGGCTCCGGTCAGGGCAGTCAGCCTACTGGAATGTATCTAAACTTTGATCAAAAAATCTGGAAAGACATCGGTCTCTGGGGTCGCTACGCACTTAGCGATAAACAGTTTGGACAGGTGTTTTTGGGCGGTTTGCTGACCTCCAGGCAGAGCTTTAGCTTTGGTACTGAGATACCAGCCAAGATATTCGTTAAGCGCCGTCCCGATGATGTGTTGGGTATTGCTTATGGTCAGATCTCATCCTATCGTCGCGGCACTATTACTCCCTCTACGCCTGCCTTTGTCTCTCTCAATGGTGTGCCCGCCACTACTCTTGATGAGGTCAATGCCAACGTGGGTTTGCTCAGTCCGGGGCTCAGACCGGCTCAGGAGAAATGTCTTGAGACTTACTACCGCTTTCAGGTCAACAAAAATGTTTCTGTGTCGCCGGACTTCCAGTATATCTGGGCGCCTGGTGCTACCGCTGGTGGCAACCCTGGCATCTGTGTGCTGGGTACCAGGCTAAACGTAGTGTTTTAG